A genomic stretch from Petrimonas mucosa includes:
- a CDS encoding FAD-dependent oxidoreductase — translation MRKFVAIALVLLIVQWVAAKNSPSLFIEAESFQNKGGWVVDQQFMDLMGSPYLMAHGLGTPVADATTTVDLPKTGRYTLFVRTYNWTSPWTEKEGPGKFQVSIDGKILNNKVLGATGNRWEWQEVGKIDIGTRRVTVGLHDLTGFNGRCDAIYFTMDDEDFPPDELDALTAFRREKLGLPETVPSAGNFDLVVVGGGVAGTTAALTAARLGLKVALIQDRPVLGGNNSSEVRVHLGGRINLDPYPKLGDVVNEIAPLRGGNAQPGDYYEDEKKLEMVNAEENISLFLNYRAFSVEKEGNAIKTVVARHIETAEELSFSAPLFADCTGDGTVGYLAGADFAMGRESKADFNEPTAPEQPDKMTMGASVQWYSKEGEKHCDFPEFEYGIEFNDSNVQNVTMGEWTWETGMNYDQIFEFERIRDYGMLVVYSNWSYLKNRSSFREAYRNRYLEWVAYIAGKRESRRLIGDVILKEQDITDFVIYPDASAPTSWTIDLHYPDPENSEHFPEAEFKSIAVHKAIHPYPIPYRCLYSRNVDNLFMAGRNISVTHVALGTVRVMRTTGMMGEVVGMAASVARKNDTTPRGVYLNHLESLKRLMTKGAGKYNIENLQNYNLGGTLGPKKTNIQIPPYDKE, via the coding sequence ATGAGAAAATTTGTCGCAATTGCTCTTGTCTTATTGATTGTCCAGTGGGTAGCCGCCAAGAATTCTCCCTCTCTTTTTATCGAGGCGGAGAGTTTCCAGAACAAGGGCGGATGGGTGGTAGACCAGCAATTCATGGACCTGATGGGGTCTCCCTACCTGATGGCACACGGTCTGGGAACTCCGGTGGCGGATGCAACCACAACGGTGGATCTCCCGAAAACCGGCAGATATACCCTGTTTGTCAGGACCTACAACTGGACCTCGCCTTGGACCGAAAAGGAGGGTCCAGGCAAATTCCAGGTGTCGATAGATGGGAAGATTCTGAATAACAAGGTTCTGGGCGCAACGGGAAACAGATGGGAGTGGCAGGAGGTTGGAAAAATCGATATAGGCACACGTAGGGTAACCGTCGGACTGCATGATCTGACCGGCTTTAACGGCCGTTGCGATGCCATCTACTTTACAATGGATGACGAGGATTTCCCTCCCGATGAGCTGGATGCCCTGACCGCTTTCAGGAGAGAGAAGCTGGGATTGCCCGAAACAGTCCCCAGTGCGGGAAATTTTGATCTCGTAGTGGTGGGTGGAGGTGTTGCTGGAACCACTGCGGCACTTACCGCTGCCCGGCTAGGACTCAAGGTTGCCCTCATCCAGGACCGGCCGGTACTGGGAGGCAATAACAGTTCGGAGGTGAGGGTACACCTCGGCGGCAGGATCAACCTCGACCCATATCCCAAGCTGGGAGACGTGGTCAATGAGATTGCACCTCTTAGGGGAGGCAATGCCCAACCTGGAGATTACTATGAAGACGAGAAGAAACTGGAGATGGTCAACGCCGAGGAAAATATCAGCCTCTTCCTCAATTACAGGGCATTCAGTGTCGAGAAAGAGGGGAATGCCATCAAGACAGTGGTAGCCAGGCATATCGAGACGGCCGAAGAGTTGAGCTTTTCTGCCCCACTTTTTGCGGATTGCACCGGAGATGGGACTGTTGGTTATCTGGCCGGAGCAGACTTTGCCATGGGACGTGAAAGTAAGGCCGATTTTAATGAACCGACTGCACCGGAGCAGCCCGACAAGATGACCATGGGTGCATCGGTTCAATGGTACTCCAAGGAGGGGGAAAAGCATTGCGATTTCCCGGAGTTCGAATATGGCATAGAGTTCAACGACTCCAATGTCCAGAATGTGACCATGGGCGAATGGACCTGGGAAACCGGCATGAACTATGACCAGATCTTCGAATTTGAACGGATCCGTGACTATGGTATGCTGGTGGTATACTCCAATTGGTCCTATCTGAAAAACAGGAGTTCATTCAGGGAAGCCTACAGGAACAGATATCTGGAGTGGGTGGCATACATCGCCGGTAAAAGGGAGTCACGCCGATTGATTGGCGATGTCATATTGAAAGAACAGGATATTACCGATTTTGTAATTTACCCCGACGCCTCGGCGCCGACCAGCTGGACCATCGATCTGCACTATCCCGATCCGGAAAATTCGGAACATTTTCCCGAAGCGGAGTTCAAATCGATTGCGGTACACAAGGCGATCCATCCATATCCTATTCCTTATCGCTGTCTCTATTCGCGGAACGTGGACAACCTTTTCATGGCCGGCAGAAACATCAGCGTCACACACGTCGCATTGGGGACGGTGAGGGTGATGCGTACAACTGGTATGATGGGCGAGGTGGTTGGAATGGCGGCTTCGGTAGCCCGGAAAAATGATACCACCCCTCGTGGTGTCTACCTGAACCATCTGGAGAGTTTAAAACGGCTTATGACGAAAGGTGCGGGGAAATATAACATAGAAAACCTCCAGAATTATAATCTGGGCGGGACGTTGGGTCCGAAAAAAACAAACATACAGATTCCGCCTTATGACAAAGAGTAG
- a CDS encoding RagB/SusD family nutrient uptake outer membrane protein, producing MKKNYFIISILSAFLFNSCIDLNLNPLSEGSSENWYSTKQEIEMSVNDFYRTAFFPIDDMTWGDDVVARNTTSMVQNGTMTAENGTIATRWENYYKGIARALRLLNNMENARSLGVTEADVRQYEGEAYFYLGYAYGMLAFHWGDVILDKVGMTLEEAYSIKRSPKAEVLAYSYECFDNAAERLPVSYPGVQRATKGAALAFKARVALWNEDYETVAAAAKACIDLDVYKLHNNYRDLFIASWSDEWIFFFRGDVTLKTYYWAAADVLNCISRLAGGWGGQKAPSYELLCAYPCIDGKPIDESPLYNPKDFFENRDPRLAMTIVPFATAYNKSVLDNTYDPRDYVWLGYEYSPSPIRTTVYRASDGAQVGNTDSKARAEHASYNGLLFKKYIDDSFLENGRNGAPTTYPYLRYGDVLLMYAEAMIELNRCTQDVLDMTLNKIRERAYAGTGIEYPRVMMAPQSELRTVLRTERFIELAWEGHRYADLIRWRLAEQVYNRPSYFLHRAWSGSASWDGNESSVSQEYRQLIRNWEEGNFPIGGIPEIDENGIADLSPMVSKGYIVVASERKFDAKRDYLWPVPSGDLMVNDNLDQNPNW from the coding sequence ATGAAAAAAAATTATTTCATAATCAGCATACTGTCGGCATTCCTCTTCAACTCCTGTATCGATCTCAATCTGAATCCGCTGTCGGAAGGTTCGAGTGAAAACTGGTACAGTACGAAACAAGAAATTGAGATGTCGGTGAACGATTTTTACCGGACAGCCTTTTTCCCTATCGATGACATGACCTGGGGAGATGACGTGGTAGCCCGAAACACCACTTCGATGGTGCAAAACGGAACAATGACAGCTGAAAACGGCACAATTGCTACCCGGTGGGAGAACTACTACAAAGGTATTGCCCGTGCATTGCGGCTCTTGAACAATATGGAGAATGCACGTTCATTGGGCGTGACCGAAGCCGACGTCAGACAATATGAGGGAGAGGCATATTTTTACCTGGGTTATGCCTACGGCATGCTGGCCTTCCATTGGGGGGATGTCATCCTCGACAAGGTGGGCATGACACTTGAGGAGGCCTATTCGATCAAACGGTCGCCCAAGGCAGAGGTGCTGGCCTACAGCTACGAGTGTTTTGACAATGCTGCCGAGCGGTTGCCTGTCAGTTATCCGGGGGTACAACGGGCAACAAAGGGAGCTGCACTGGCATTCAAGGCCCGGGTAGCCCTTTGGAACGAGGATTATGAAACCGTGGCAGCGGCTGCAAAAGCGTGTATCGATCTAGATGTTTACAAATTGCACAATAACTACCGCGACCTCTTCATTGCCTCCTGGTCGGATGAATGGATATTTTTCTTCCGGGGCGATGTGACCCTGAAAACCTACTACTGGGCTGCTGCCGATGTACTCAATTGCATCAGCCGCCTTGCCGGGGGATGGGGAGGCCAAAAGGCTCCCTCCTACGAGCTGCTCTGTGCATACCCCTGTATCGACGGCAAACCGATTGACGAGTCACCACTCTATAATCCGAAGGATTTCTTCGAAAATCGCGACCCCCGACTGGCGATGACCATCGTTCCCTTTGCTACGGCCTACAACAAGAGTGTGCTCGACAACACCTATGATCCCAGGGACTATGTATGGTTGGGATATGAATATTCGCCATCACCCATACGGACAACGGTTTACCGTGCTTCTGACGGTGCCCAGGTCGGCAATACGGATTCCAAGGCACGTGCTGAACATGCATCGTACAATGGTCTTCTGTTCAAAAAGTATATCGATGACTCTTTCCTGGAGAATGGTAGAAACGGGGCTCCCACCACATACCCCTACCTACGTTACGGAGATGTGCTGCTGATGTATGCCGAGGCGATGATCGAACTCAACAGATGTACCCAGGATGTGTTGGACATGACACTCAACAAGATCCGTGAAAGAGCCTATGCCGGTACCGGAATCGAGTATCCCCGTGTCATGATGGCCCCGCAAAGCGAGCTCCGTACGGTTCTCCGTACAGAACGTTTTATTGAACTTGCCTGGGAGGGACATCGTTATGCAGATCTGATCCGTTGGAGACTGGCTGAACAGGTATACAATCGGCCCAGTTATTTCCTGCACCGCGCATGGTCAGGCTCTGCATCGTGGGATGGCAACGAATCGAGTGTCTCTCAGGAATACCGTCAACTCATCCGGAATTGGGAAGAGGGAAATTTCCCCATTGGAGGAATTCCGGAAATTGATGAGAATGGGATTGCCGATCTCAGCCCCATGGTCAGCAAAGGGTACATTGTTGTAGCCAGCGAGCGGAAATTTGATGCTAAACGTGATTATCTCTGGCCCGTACCCAGCGGTGACCTGATGGTCAATGACAACCTTGATCAGAATCCCAATTGGTAA
- a CDS encoding SusC/RagA family TonB-linked outer membrane protein: protein MQQQKKSITGTVVDATGMPIIGANIVEVGTTNGTVTDVDGKFSLSVSPNATIHISYIGYLDQNIDVAGQSAFNITLAEDSRTLDELVVVGYGFARKGDLTGSVSSIKGADLINRSTQLLSNALQGQVAGVQVTRNNGGPGSSATVRVRGVTTLSNNDPLVIVDGVPSSLNDVVASDVETMTVLKDAASAAIYGSRAAAGVILITTKRAKEGQFSFDYNYEYAIDRPTARPTNGDVIDWMNVQNEVKWNDGASNPYSQYSEETIATWLENHAKDPYRYPNTNWVDLLLKKSSSHEQHMLSITGGTDKLRTKSTFNYQKGDGYYENRSYERIAGRINNDYLISEWIRANIDLDFSKSNSINPAEVNPMYWAYLAAPYYAPFLEDGRYADSKDGANGLAGLQKGGINKTNYYKFGGKAQIDIIPFKGLTLSAIYSPRFAFTRGKKFSKAVPVYYPNGSMTYMQSHRTTYLQETRNDNNSQTYQFYGNYQNIWGDHSINAMVGYEGYLYRWENLGASRTNYLLDSYPYLNIGPEDYQYNSGGAGHNAYESVFSRLMYSYKSKYMIQGNVRSDGSSRFSKENRWGTFYSMSVGWVMSEESWFRKSLIDYMKLRGSIGQLGNERIGSEFPYQAAITFGNSNMYDKSSQTVTALQNAAQVYYAFKDITWETTTTYGVGLDLAMLRNRLRFTGDWYYKMTEDMLLTLGFPSYAGFSAPQQNAGDMYTKGWDVELGWSDTVGDLWYNVSANLSDYRSIMGYLGDRRTISGNYITEKGSYYNEWYMYKTDGLFITDADLFDESGKKYPTLTPNDKAGNIKYVDVSGDGVINADDKVRLGNSMPELLYGGNVSLGWKSFDFGLSFQGIGHQRVLFNSAWIQPLKEQWGAVPSLLLGNYWSQHNTEEQNRAAKYPRLTYTNTTNTYTGSDYWLFNGAYFRVKNITFGYTLPKELLSNVKIKETRIYLNINDLPAISNFPEGWDPEVGTSSEFISTSYVLGINVKF from the coding sequence TTGCAGCAGCAGAAAAAGAGCATCACCGGAACGGTGGTGGATGCTACAGGGATGCCCATTATCGGGGCAAACATCGTCGAAGTTGGAACTACCAACGGAACTGTTACCGACGTAGATGGCAAATTCTCGCTGAGCGTAAGTCCCAATGCAACCATCCATATCTCCTATATCGGATATCTGGATCAAAACATTGATGTTGCAGGACAATCTGCATTCAATATTACCCTGGCTGAAGATAGCAGGACTTTGGATGAACTTGTTGTAGTGGGTTATGGTTTCGCCCGTAAGGGAGATCTCACGGGGTCCGTCTCCAGCATAAAAGGCGCCGACCTGATCAACCGTTCAACCCAATTGTTGTCCAACGCCTTGCAGGGCCAGGTGGCCGGTGTACAGGTCACCCGCAACAACGGCGGTCCCGGATCATCTGCAACTGTCCGTGTACGAGGAGTAACCACACTCTCCAATAATGATCCTCTGGTCATTGTGGATGGTGTTCCATCATCATTGAATGATGTAGTGGCATCAGACGTGGAGACCATGACCGTATTGAAAGATGCGGCATCGGCAGCCATTTACGGTTCACGCGCCGCAGCAGGTGTTATCCTTATAACGACCAAGCGGGCAAAGGAGGGGCAGTTCTCCTTCGACTATAACTACGAGTATGCCATCGACCGGCCCACAGCAAGACCCACCAACGGTGATGTCATCGACTGGATGAATGTACAGAATGAGGTGAAGTGGAATGACGGAGCTTCCAATCCCTATTCCCAATATTCGGAGGAGACCATCGCAACCTGGCTGGAGAACCATGCCAAGGATCCCTACCGCTATCCAAACACCAACTGGGTGGACCTGTTGCTGAAGAAGAGCTCATCTCACGAGCAGCATATGTTGAGCATTACAGGGGGAACAGACAAGCTCCGCACAAAGTCCACCTTTAACTACCAGAAAGGTGACGGTTATTATGAGAACAGGTCATATGAACGGATTGCAGGCCGTATCAACAACGACTATCTGATATCGGAATGGATCCGCGCGAACATAGATCTCGACTTCTCGAAGTCCAATTCGATCAATCCGGCAGAGGTGAATCCCATGTACTGGGCCTATCTGGCTGCACCATACTACGCCCCTTTCCTGGAGGATGGAAGATATGCCGACTCAAAAGATGGAGCCAACGGGTTGGCAGGTCTGCAAAAAGGAGGAATAAACAAGACCAACTATTACAAATTCGGAGGTAAGGCACAGATCGACATCATTCCATTTAAGGGGTTGACACTCAGTGCTATCTATTCTCCACGGTTTGCCTTTACCAGAGGCAAGAAATTTTCAAAAGCGGTTCCCGTCTACTATCCAAACGGAAGTATGACCTACATGCAGTCACACCGAACAACCTACCTGCAGGAGACTCGAAACGACAATAACAGCCAGACCTATCAGTTCTATGGTAACTACCAGAATATCTGGGGTGATCACTCTATCAATGCGATGGTCGGTTACGAAGGTTATCTCTACCGATGGGAAAACCTGGGAGCATCACGCACCAACTACCTGCTCGACTCCTATCCCTATCTCAACATCGGACCTGAAGATTACCAATACAACAGCGGCGGTGCCGGACATAATGCGTACGAATCGGTATTCAGCCGCCTGATGTACTCATACAAGAGTAAATACATGATCCAGGGCAATGTGCGGTCTGACGGCTCCTCCCGTTTTTCGAAGGAGAATCGCTGGGGTACATTCTACTCCATGTCTGTCGGTTGGGTGATGTCGGAAGAGTCATGGTTCAGAAAAAGCCTGATCGACTACATGAAGCTGCGCGGATCCATCGGTCAACTCGGCAACGAGCGGATCGGTTCTGAATTTCCCTATCAGGCAGCCATCACCTTTGGCAACAGCAATATGTACGACAAGTCCTCCCAGACGGTAACCGCCTTGCAGAATGCAGCCCAGGTATACTATGCGTTCAAGGATATCACCTGGGAAACCACAACCACCTATGGCGTAGGACTAGATCTGGCTATGCTGAGAAACCGGTTGCGTTTCACCGGGGACTGGTACTACAAAATGACCGAAGACATGCTCCTGACCCTTGGCTTCCCCTCCTACGCCGGATTCTCCGCTCCGCAACAGAATGCCGGGGACATGTACACCAAAGGTTGGGATGTTGAACTTGGTTGGTCTGACACTGTCGGAGATTTATGGTACAACGTTTCCGCCAACCTTTCCGATTATCGCTCCATCATGGGTTATCTGGGAGATCGCAGAACCATCAGTGGTAACTATATCACCGAGAAGGGATCCTATTATAACGAGTGGTACATGTACAAGACCGACGGTCTCTTCATTACCGACGCCGATCTTTTTGATGAAAGCGGCAAGAAATATCCCACTCTTACTCCGAACGACAAGGCCGGCAACATCAAATATGTCGATGTCAGTGGAGATGGAGTAATCAATGCCGATGACAAGGTGCGTCTAGGCAATTCAATGCCTGAACTGCTCTATGGCGGTAATGTTTCGCTTGGGTGGAAGAGTTTCGACTTCGGGCTTTCTTTCCAAGGCATCGGCCATCAAAGAGTGCTGTTCAACTCGGCATGGATACAGCCCCTCAAGGAGCAGTGGGGTGCCGTTCCCTCCCTGCTGTTGGGCAATTACTGGAGTCAACACAACACGGAGGAGCAGAACCGGGCAGCCAAGTATCCCCGACTGACCTATACCAACACTACCAATACCTATACGGGATCAGATTACTGGCTCTTTAACGGTGCATACTTCAGGGTGAAGAATATTACATTCGGCTATACACTTCCCAAGGAGCTGCTGAGCAATGTAAAAATCAAGGAGACGCGGATATACTTAAACATCAATGATTTGCCTGCTATTAGCAACTTCCCCGAAGGGTGGGATCCTGAAGTTGGCACTTCATCGGAGTTTATTTCAACATCGTACGTGTTGGGAATTAATGTCAAATTCTAA
- a CDS encoding transposase — translation MSDRVLTGDRKAIAIDPSYITKSGKNTPWIGYFWSGAAGQAKRGLEILGVGLIDVDNKDCINLQAVQTPDRQTLESRDANLIDWYLLVLKSMREKLHRASRHVVADAYFAKNNFVTGLQEMKFDLVSRFRDDAALYYPTLQKPTGKKGRPKLYDGKIDMANLDTTRVQKINIDNGDLYTLIAYSKSLKQMVRLVIWYSKDGKNLKLFFSTNPEMSGKDVIEFYRTRFQIEFCFRDAKGFTGLMQSQARDVAKLSFNFNASLTSVNLAKVLARERGIPFSMASCKTMIHNAYLLERFICVSGIKPNRRLNDKLVKELIEFAASAA, via the coding sequence TTGTCTGATAGGGTATTAACCGGAGATCGCAAGGCAATTGCCATTGATCCCAGTTATATAACCAAATCAGGAAAGAATACCCCTTGGATTGGTTACTTCTGGTCGGGTGCAGCCGGTCAGGCGAAAAGAGGATTGGAAATCCTGGGAGTGGGCCTTATAGACGTCGACAACAAGGATTGCATCAATCTACAGGCCGTTCAGACTCCGGACCGTCAAACCCTGGAGAGTCGTGATGCCAACCTGATTGACTGGTACCTTTTGGTCCTTAAATCGATGCGGGAGAAACTCCATCGGGCAAGCCGTCACGTGGTTGCCGATGCCTACTTCGCAAAGAACAACTTCGTTACGGGTCTGCAAGAGATGAAGTTTGATCTGGTCAGCCGCTTCAGGGATGACGCCGCACTTTATTATCCAACACTGCAGAAACCGACAGGCAAGAAAGGCAGGCCTAAACTCTACGACGGAAAGATTGACATGGCCAACCTGGATACAACCAGAGTGCAAAAGATCAATATTGATAACGGTGATCTCTACACCTTGATAGCCTATTCCAAATCACTTAAACAGATGGTCAGGCTTGTCATCTGGTATTCCAAGGATGGGAAAAATCTCAAACTGTTCTTCTCTACCAATCCTGAGATGAGTGGAAAAGATGTTATAGAATTTTACCGCACCCGTTTTCAGATCGAGTTTTGCTTCAGGGATGCCAAAGGCTTCACAGGACTGATGCAATCGCAGGCAAGGGACGTAGCAAAGCTATCGTTCAACTTTAATGCATCTCTTACCTCGGTCAACCTGGCAAAGGTGCTGGCAAGGGAAAGAGGTATTCCTTTTTCGATGGCATCATGTAAAACGATGATACACAACGCCTACCTGCTTGAACGATTTATTTGCGTGTCCGGTATTAAACCGAACAGAAGATTAAATGATAAACTTGTCAAGGAACTCATTGAGTTTGCAGCAAGTGCTGCTTGA
- a CDS encoding FAD-dependent oxidoreductase, translating into MKYNILNIRILFLLLLCSRFISYGQQIFIEAENFDDRGGWVVDQQSIDIIGSSYLMAHGLGVPVQDATTTVQIPQNGNYRVWVRTRNWAAPWAPAADPPGKFMLLFDGKPLPTLFGTEGADWHWQDGGAVSLGKGELRLSLHDMTGFNGRCDAILLTTDHRLSPPNDNRNLASFRRRALDQKKTHFAGKYELVVVGGGIAGITTAITAARMGVKVALIQNRPVLGGNNSSEIRVGLSGLIFKPPYANLGKVVDEIGPIGHWTLYEANQDPEAERSRRIFEIIEKHPEKRQHNAGPKSNYEDEKKIEAVKREKNIELFLNMHVFDLQKRGDRITAVIGKDIISGKESIFEGELFADCTGDANLGFLAGADFRMGRESKAETGERSAPEKGDKLVMGTSVQWYSGELSEPSSFPLTPWAIQFTEKTCQKITRGDWDWETGLRSDQIMEIERIRDHALRAVFGNWSYLKNFSQEKERFSHRKLLWVAYIGGKRESRRLLGDLILTEQDILNSIPYEDATFTTTWPIDLHYPKAIEGLENEEPFISVAVSQNITPYAVPFRTLYSRNIENLFMAGRNISVTHAALGSVRVMRTGGMMGEVVGMAAALAVKHKTTPRNIYRYHLKELKVLMERGVPGRE; encoded by the coding sequence ATGAAGTATAATATTTTGAATATCAGGATTTTGTTTTTGTTGCTCCTCTGTTCCAGATTCATATCTTATGGCCAGCAGATTTTTATTGAGGCTGAAAATTTTGACGACAGAGGAGGCTGGGTGGTGGATCAACAAAGTATCGATATAATTGGGTCCTCCTATTTGATGGCTCATGGATTGGGTGTGCCTGTCCAGGATGCAACAACCACCGTCCAGATTCCACAAAACGGAAACTACAGGGTCTGGGTGAGGACCAGAAATTGGGCTGCGCCATGGGCACCTGCAGCAGATCCTCCGGGGAAATTCATGCTATTGTTTGACGGCAAGCCCTTGCCAACCCTGTTTGGAACTGAAGGTGCCGACTGGCATTGGCAGGATGGAGGGGCCGTCTCCCTCGGAAAGGGAGAGCTGAGGCTCTCGTTACACGACATGACCGGATTCAACGGAAGGTGTGATGCCATTCTACTCACCACCGATCATCGACTTTCCCCTCCAAACGACAACCGAAATCTGGCCAGTTTCAGAAGGAGGGCTCTCGACCAGAAAAAAACCCATTTTGCCGGCAAATATGAGCTGGTAGTTGTCGGCGGTGGAATTGCCGGAATCACTACAGCCATCACTGCTGCAAGAATGGGCGTAAAGGTGGCCCTGATCCAGAACCGTCCGGTATTGGGTGGAAACAACAGTTCGGAGATCAGGGTCGGCCTTTCCGGACTTATCTTTAAACCCCCTTATGCCAATCTGGGAAAAGTGGTTGACGAGATAGGCCCGATTGGCCACTGGACGCTTTATGAGGCGAACCAGGATCCCGAAGCTGAACGGAGCAGACGCATTTTTGAGATCATTGAGAAGCATCCGGAGAAGAGACAGCATAACGCAGGTCCCAAGAGTAACTACGAAGATGAGAAGAAGATTGAGGCTGTAAAGAGGGAGAAAAATATCGAGCTCTTTCTCAACATGCACGTTTTCGATCTCCAAAAAAGGGGCGACAGGATTACTGCTGTCATCGGCAAGGATATCATCAGCGGAAAAGAGTCCATCTTCGAAGGGGAACTTTTTGCAGACTGTACCGGAGATGCCAATCTGGGTTTCCTCGCAGGTGCCGACTTTAGAATGGGACGTGAAAGCAAGGCAGAAACCGGGGAAAGGAGCGCACCTGAAAAGGGCGACAAGCTGGTGATGGGGACATCTGTTCAATGGTATTCGGGTGAACTGTCTGAACCATCCTCCTTTCCATTGACACCTTGGGCGATACAGTTTACTGAAAAGACCTGTCAAAAGATAACCCGTGGCGATTGGGACTGGGAAACAGGGCTCCGTTCCGATCAGATCATGGAGATCGAGCGAATCCGCGATCATGCGCTGAGGGCAGTCTTTGGAAATTGGTCCTATCTGAAGAACTTCAGTCAGGAGAAGGAGCGGTTCTCACATCGTAAACTGTTGTGGGTAGCCTATATTGGCGGAAAAAGAGAGTCGAGGAGATTGCTGGGCGACCTCATCCTGACGGAACAGGACATCTTGAACAGCATACCCTATGAAGATGCCACTTTTACCACGACCTGGCCCATAGATCTCCATTACCCCAAAGCAATTGAGGGACTGGAGAATGAGGAACCTTTCATCTCCGTAGCGGTCTCACAAAATATCACACCTTATGCCGTCCCGTTCAGGACCCTTTATTCGAGAAATATTGAAAATCTCTTCATGGCTGGCAGAAACATCAGCGTCACACATGCGGCTTTGGGTTCCGTAAGGGTGATGCGGACAGGCGGCATGATGGGCGAGGTGGTAGGAATGGCTGCCGCATTGGCTGTAAAACATAAGACAACTCCCCGAAATATCTATAGATATCATCTGAAAGAGTTAAAAGTGTTAATGGAGAGAGGTGTTCCTGGCAGGGAATAG